The window GCTGTCGATCGGTTTTCACTCCATGTACTGCGCCCGCCCGACCGGCGAGCACCATTACTTCAGCGCGCCGCTTGCCGACGTCCACAAAGTGTTCGACAAGATCTACCGTTCGCTGCCGTCGATCAACCGCCCGTCGCGGCATATCTCGATGAGCACCTCGGCGGGCAAGATCTCGATCCTGGGAGTGGCCGAGGTGCAAGGCGAGCCCGTGTTCGCGCTCAAGTTCTCCGAGGGGCGCAACATGGCGTGGCTGGACAAGGTCTTTCTGGCCAAGTACGACGAGCACACCAACAACGTGGCGCTGCTCGAGCCCTACGACACCAACGAGTTCTTTTTCGAAGCCGAACTGAGGGACATCGAACAGGAACTGGCCACGACCCTGGCCGATCTGGCGAGCGAATGATCGACAAGACCGTCGGCTCACCGGCCGAGGCCGTGTCTTTGATCGACGACGGCGCCGTGGTGATGATCGGTGGCTTCGGCGAGGCCGGCAGCCCGATCGAGCTGATCCACGCTTTGATCGATCAGGGCACCGGCAACCTGACGGCCGTCAACAACAACACCGGCAACGGCGAGGTCGGCCTGGCGGCGCTGATCGGCAACGGCCAGGTTCGAAAGATGATCTGCTCGTATCCGCGCTCGAGCCATTCGAAGCTCTTTCCCGAGCTCTACCGGGCGGGCAAGATCGAGCTCGAGCTGGTGCCGCAGGGAACCCTCGCCGAGCGCGTTCGCGCCGGCGGCGCCGGAATCCCCGCCTTCTACACTCCGGCCGCGGTGGGCACGCCGCTCGCCAAGGGCAAGGACGCGCGCGAGTTCGACGGCCGGCCGTACATCCTCGAGCGCTGGTTGAAGGCGGATTTCGCGCTCATCAAATGCGAGACCGCAGATCGCATGGGCAATCTCACTTTCAACAAGACGGCGAGGAACTTCAGTCCGCTGATGGCGATGGCGGCGAAGACGACGATCGTTCAGGCCCGGCGCGTCGTCGAGCCCGGCGAGATCGATCCCGAGCACGTCGTCACCCCGGGCATCTTCGTCGACCGGATCGTCGAGGTCGCCGAGCCGCTTCACGAGTCGCGGCTGATTGCCGAAGGAAGACGCTACCCATGACCAGCGGCGAAGGCAACGCACGAGGCTGGAGCCGCGAGCAGATGGCGGCCCGGGCGGCGCAGGACATCCCCGACGGCTCCTACGTCAATCTGGGGATCGGCATTCCGGAGATGGTGGCGCGGTTCGTTCCCGAGGGACGGGTATTCATCTACCACACCGAGAACGGCCTACTGGGCATGGGGCCGCCGCCGGCGCCGGGCGCGGAAGACCCGGAGTTGATCAACGCGGGCAAGAAGCCGGTCACGACCGTGCCCGGAGCCTCGTTCTTCCATCACGCGGACAGCTTCGCCATGATCCGCGGGGGGCACATCGACGTCTGCGTGCTGGGAGCGATGCAGGTTTCCGAGAGCGGCGATCTGGCGAACTGGTCGACCGGTGCTCCCGATGCCATCCCGGCGGTCGGCGGTGCCATGGACCTGGTCGCGGGCGTCGAGTCCATCTTCGTCATCACCCAGCACGTCACCAAGACGGGCGAGCCGAAGATTGTCGAGAAGTGCACTTATCCGCTGACCGGGCGCGGCGTGGTGTCGCGCGTCTTCACCGATCTTGCGGTCATCGACGTGACGCCCCGGGGGCTCGAGCTCCTCGAGCTCGCTCCGGACGTGAGCCTGGAGGAAGTGCGCGCGAAGACCGGCGCGTCACTTCACGCTTCCACCGGGAGATCCCAATGAGCGAGCGCAGTGCCGAGCTCTATCGTCAGGCGCAGGAGTTCCTGGCCGGCGGCGTCAGCCGCAACACGTTGCTGCGGGATCCGCACCCGTTCTACGCGGAGCGGGGCAAGGGTTGCCGGATCGTCGATGTCGACGGAGTCGAGCGCATCGATTTCGCCAACAATATGGCTGCCCTGATCCACGGACATGCCCATCCGGCGATTGTCGAGGCGGTGACCGAGCAGGTGCAGCGCGGCACGGCGTTCACCATGGCGACGGAAGTCGAGGTCGAGTATGCACGCCATCTCTGCGGCCGCTCGGGCGGCTTCGACAAGATCCGTTTCGTCAACTCCGGTACCGAGGCGGTGATGGCGGCGCTCAAGGCGTCACGCGCCCTCACCGGCCGAGCTCGACTCGCCAAGGCCGAGGGCACCTATCACGGCGCCTACGACTATGCCGAAGTAAGCCAGGCGCCGGTGCCGCAGAGCTGGGGGCTTCCCAGACGCCCGGCCTCGGTGCCCCTGGCCGCGGGCACGCCCGAGGGGGTCTTGCGGGACGTGGTGGTCCTGCCCTTCAACGATGCCGAGGCGGCGATCGAAGCGCTGGACGAGCACCGCAAAGAAATCGCCTGCGTGCTGCTGGACCCGATGCCGCACCGGCTCGGGCTGGTGCCGGCCGACGAGACCTTCGTTCAGGCGTTGCGCTCTTGGACTCGCGAACACGGCGCGCTTTTGGTCTTCGACGAGGTCATCACCTTCCGCACCGAAGTCGGCGGGATGCAGACGCGCTACAAGGCGAGACCCGATCTGACCGCCATGGGCAAGATCATCGGCGGTGGCCTGCCGGTGGGGGCGTTGGCCGGGCGCGATGAGGTGATGGCCGTGTTCTCGTCCCAGGGCGACGCGCCGCCGCGGCTGCCTCACTCCGGGACGTTCTCCGCGAACCCGCTGACCATGGCCGCGGGCTTCGCGGCTATGCGGCTCTTCGATGGGGAGGCGGTGGCCCGGCTCAATCGGTTGGGGCGATTGGCTCGCAGCCGGCTCGAGCAGGCGATCGCGGCGTCGGGAGCGCCGGCCAGCGTTACCGGCACCGGCTCCATGTTCCGGGTGCACCTGCGCTCGAAGCCACCGCGCGACTATCGCTCGTCGTTTCTCTCGCCGGGAGAAGCCGAGGCCCTCAAGCTGCTCGTCGATGGTCTCTACGACCGGGGCATCGTGATGATCCATACCGGCGCGGGAACCCTGTCGACACCGATGGGGGAGGCCGAGATCGACGTCTTGGTGGAGGCCGTTCTCACGACGCTGAAGAAGGTCAAGGCGCGCCTGCTGGGATAGTCGCGGGCGATCCGCTCGGGGAAGGAGCTCGTCGTTTCGGCCCTTCTGTTCTGCCTTGCTCAGATCATCTACCGGCGGAAGTTAGGCAAGTACTTCGCGGCTTCGGATCTTGTTTAGAGCGTTCCTTCCGACTCCGGGTGGGCCCGGATGCGGTCGGAA is drawn from bacterium and contains these coding sequences:
- a CDS encoding 3-oxoacid CoA-transferase subunit A; translation: MIDKTVGSPAEAVSLIDDGAVVMIGGFGEAGSPIELIHALIDQGTGNLTAVNNNTGNGEVGLAALIGNGQVRKMICSYPRSSHSKLFPELYRAGKIELELVPQGTLAERVRAGGAGIPAFYTPAAVGTPLAKGKDAREFDGRPYILERWLKADFALIKCETADRMGNLTFNKTARNFSPLMAMAAKTTIVQARRVVEPGEIDPEHVVTPGIFVDRIVEVAEPLHESRLIAEGRRYP
- a CDS encoding CoA transferase subunit B yields the protein MTSGEGNARGWSREQMAARAAQDIPDGSYVNLGIGIPEMVARFVPEGRVFIYHTENGLLGMGPPPAPGAEDPELINAGKKPVTTVPGASFFHHADSFAMIRGGHIDVCVLGAMQVSESGDLANWSTGAPDAIPAVGGAMDLVAGVESIFVITQHVTKTGEPKIVEKCTYPLTGRGVVSRVFTDLAVIDVTPRGLELLELAPDVSLEEVRAKTGASLHASTGRSQ
- a CDS encoding aspartate aminotransferase family protein; this encodes MSERSAELYRQAQEFLAGGVSRNTLLRDPHPFYAERGKGCRIVDVDGVERIDFANNMAALIHGHAHPAIVEAVTEQVQRGTAFTMATEVEVEYARHLCGRSGGFDKIRFVNSGTEAVMAALKASRALTGRARLAKAEGTYHGAYDYAEVSQAPVPQSWGLPRRPASVPLAAGTPEGVLRDVVVLPFNDAEAAIEALDEHRKEIACVLLDPMPHRLGLVPADETFVQALRSWTREHGALLVFDEVITFRTEVGGMQTRYKARPDLTAMGKIIGGGLPVGALAGRDEVMAVFSSQGDAPPRLPHSGTFSANPLTMAAGFAAMRLFDGEAVARLNRLGRLARSRLEQAIAASGAPASVTGTGSMFRVHLRSKPPRDYRSSFLSPGEAEALKLLVDGLYDRGIVMIHTGAGTLSTPMGEAEIDVLVEAVLTTLKKVKARLLG